CCCGACCTGGTGGCGAACTACCGGGGCAACAACGGCGACGGCTCCTTCTCCCACGACTACAACTTCTACGACCCGACCGGGAACTGCGCCTCCGACGGCACCCCCTGCGACAACAACGGCCACGGCACCCACACGATGGGCACCATGGTCGGCAAGGGCGGCGTCGGCGTCGCGCCGAACGCGAAGTGGATCGCTGCCAAGGGCTGCGAGAGCGACGAGTGCTCCGACGAGTACCTCCTCAAGGCCGGTCAGTGGATCCTCGCCCCGACCGACCACACCGGGCAGAACCCGCGCCCGGAACTGGCACCGAACATCGTCAACAACTCCTGGGGCGGCGGCGACACCACCTTCTACCAGGACATCGTCGAGGCGTGGAACTCCGCCGGAATCTTCGAGGCGTTCGCCGCGGGCAACGACGGTGACGGAGCGACCTGCTCCACCGCCCACGCCCCCGGCTCGCAGGCACCCGCCTACGGTGTCGGCGCCTACGACGTGAACGGCAAGATCGCCAACTTCTCCGGTTTCGGCCCCTCCCTCGTCGACAACTCGATGAAGCCGAACATCTCCGCCCCCGGTGTCGACGTCCGTTCCACCTGGCCGGGTTCGTCGTACATGGTCGAGTCCGGTACGTCGATGGCCACCCCGCACGTCGCAGGCGCCGTCGCGCTCCTGTGGTCGGCGGCCCCCTCCCTGATCGGGAAGATCGACGAGACCCGCGCGCTGCTGAACCAGGGCGCTTCCGATGTCGATGACACGCACTGCGGCGGCACCGCCTCCATGAACAACGTGTGGGGCGAGGGCAAGCTCGACATCCTCGCCTCGATCGACAAGGCCCCGCACATCGCGGCCACCGTCACGGGCAAGGCCACCGACAAGGCCACCGGCACCGCCCTGGCCGGCGTCACGGTCAGCGCCACCGCCAACGGCACCACCCGTTCGGTGACCACCGCCGACAACGGCACCTACCGGCTGACCCTGGCCGCGGGCACCTACGACTTCTCCTACACCGGTTACGGCTACGCCACCGACACCATCAACGGTGTCGCCGTCGCCGAGAGCCAGGCCCTGACCCAGGACATCACCCTCGACGCCGTGACGCAGCACGCCGTGTCCGGCACCGTCCTGGACGTCACCGGCAAGCCGCTCGCCAAGGCCACCGTCACCGTCGAGGGCACGCCCGTCCCCGCGGTCACCACGGACACCGCCGGCCACTTCACCCTGCCCAAGGTCTCCGAGGGTGCGTTCACGATCACCACGACGCCGGCCGTCCCGGTGCTGTGCAACGGTGTGGACAACACCAAGCTCGCCGTCGACGCCGACAAGACGATGAACGTGCGGCTCCCGGCCCGCTCGGACGCCTCCGGCAACAGCTGCACCCCGGGTACGTACTCCTGGATCGCCGGTTCGACGAAGGTCGCCCTGTCCGGTGACGAGGACGCGAAGAACGTCGCGCTGCCCTTCCCGGTGAAGTTCTACGGCGCCTCTTACAACAGCGCCGCCGTCACCACGAACGGCCTGATCGACTTCCTGGCCCCGCGCGTCGGTGACTACACCAACACCGCCCTGCCCTCCGCCGCGAAGCCCGACGGCATCGTCGCCCCCTTCTGGGACGACCTGATGCTCGACAAGAAGTCGTCCGTGCAGACCGCCACCACCGGCAAGACCGGCAAGCGCACCTTCGCCATCGTGTGGAACAACATGCTGTTCGCCGACGGCGGCACCGACCGCGCCACGTTCGAGGCCGTCTTCGAGGAAGCGACCGGCGCGATCACCTTCCAGTACAAGACCGTCCCCGGCAACGGCGGCAAGGCCACCGTCGGCATCGAGAACCAGACCGGCACCGACGCCCTCCAGTACTCCTTCAACCAGACGGTACTGACCAACGGTTCCGCCATCCGCATCGCGCAGGGAGCCAAGTAATGACGACCCGTACCTCCCGCCGCGCCCTGCGCCTGGCCTCCACCCTGGTCGCCGCCGGCCTCGCCCTGACCGCGGCCCCGCACGCCCTCGCCGCCACCGGCGACGACGGCTCCGCGATGAAGCTCACCAGCCAGCAGGCCGACAAGCTCGCCTCGCACATGGGCGTCGACGTCTACGGCGAGAACCTGAAGTCCATCAACGCCGGTGACGACACGACCGGTGACACCGACGACGGCGACGACGCTCCGGTCTCCGGCCTCGACGCGGC
This genomic interval from Streptomyces sp. NBC_00464 contains the following:
- a CDS encoding S8 family serine peptidase; the encoded protein is MHLSQPPWRGRAVWAAAAFTVTALLTAPLSTAAAADAAPSPKVDSALLNAVDGGGEASFFVVLKDQADLSAAKKKNSHAAKAKSAYSELRAHAKSSQKSLNTFLDKEKVGHQDYWIANAVQVTGDQDLVDRLAKRSDVARIVKEQTYKLDETESKVSAATGSTVSDDGTPEWGVKDIKADQVWSQYEDRGEGIVIANVDSGVQYNHPDLVANYRGNNGDGSFSHDYNFYDPTGNCASDGTPCDNNGHGTHTMGTMVGKGGVGVAPNAKWIAAKGCESDECSDEYLLKAGQWILAPTDHTGQNPRPELAPNIVNNSWGGGDTTFYQDIVEAWNSAGIFEAFAAGNDGDGATCSTAHAPGSQAPAYGVGAYDVNGKIANFSGFGPSLVDNSMKPNISAPGVDVRSTWPGSSYMVESGTSMATPHVAGAVALLWSAAPSLIGKIDETRALLNQGASDVDDTHCGGTASMNNVWGEGKLDILASIDKAPHIAATVTGKATDKATGTALAGVTVSATANGTTRSVTTADNGTYRLTLAAGTYDFSYTGYGYATDTINGVAVAESQALTQDITLDAVTQHAVSGTVLDVTGKPLAKATVTVEGTPVPAVTTDTAGHFTLPKVSEGAFTITTTPAVPVLCNGVDNTKLAVDADKTMNVRLPARSDASGNSCTPGTYSWIAGSTKVALSGDEDAKNVALPFPVKFYGASYNSAAVTTNGLIDFLAPRVGDYTNTALPSAAKPDGIVAPFWDDLMLDKKSSVQTATTGKTGKRTFAIVWNNMLFADGGTDRATFEAVFEEATGAITFQYKTVPGNGGKATVGIENQTGTDALQYSFNQTVLTNGSAIRIAQGAK